A region from the Bactrocera dorsalis isolate Fly_Bdor chromosome 1, ASM2337382v1, whole genome shotgun sequence genome encodes:
- the LOC105232355 gene encoding uncharacterized protein LOC105232355, with product MDHSPSNATLPGKRQHPSTMQRKKSGPKFELSEAQKADIKEAFDLFDTECTGFIEVKELKVAIRALGFEPKKEEIKRMIAEIDKDGTGRISFNDFLQLMTMKMAEKDTKEEILKAFRLFDDDDTGSISFKNLKRVARELGETLTDEELREMIDEADLDHDGVVNQDEFLRIMKKTSLY from the coding sequence ATGGATCACAGTCCGTCGAACGCTACTTTGCCGGGTAAGCGCCAGCATCCATCTACAATGCAGCGTAAAAAATCCGGCCCCAAATTTGAGCTTTCCGAAGCACAAAAAGCCGACATTAAGGAGGCTTTCGATCTATTCGATACGGAGTGCACCGGTTTTATAGAGGTCAAGGAGCTAAAGGTTGCAATTCGAGCGCTCGGTTTTGAACCGAAGAAAGAGGAAATCAAACGAATGATTGCCGAAATCGATAAAGATGGCACTGGACGCATATCATTCAACGACTTCCTACAACTAATGACCATGAAAATGGCTGAGAAGGACACTAAGGAGGAAATATTGAAAGCATTTCGCCTGTTCGATGACGACGATACTGGCTCGATTtcctttaaaaatctaaaacgCGTTGCACGCGAATTGGGCGAAACGCTGACCGATGAGGAGTTGCGTGAAATGATTGATGAAGCTGATTTGGATCATGATGGTGTGGTGAATCAGGATGAATTTTTGCGCATCATGAAAAAGACAAGTCTATATTAG